The following proteins are co-located in the Solanum pennellii chromosome 8, SPENNV200 genome:
- the LOC107027263 gene encoding abscisic acid receptor PYL2-like, protein MARTNCQVPHGLKQEEFIELEPLIRNYHTFEDLSNTCTSLITQRIEAPANVVWPFVRRFDNPQKYKHFIKSCKMTGDGGVGSIREVSVVSGIPASTSTERLEILDDEKHILSFKVVGGEHRLNNYKSVTSVNEFEKNGKAYTIVLESYIVDIPQGNTGEDTKMFTDTVVKLNLQKLGVVAMAAMHGHE, encoded by the exons ATGGCTCGTACTAATTGTCAAGTTCCTCATGGACTTAAACAAGAAGAATTCATTGAATTAGAGCCATTGATTCGAAACTACCATACCTTTGAGGATTTGTCAAACACTTGCACTTCACTCATAACACAGCGGATCGAAGCACCAGCAAACGTCGTATGGCCGTTCGTCCGGCGCTTCGATAATCCCCAGAAATACAAGCATTTCATCAAGAGCTGCAAGATGACAG GTGATGGTGGAGTGGGAAGCATAAGAGAAGTATCAGTTGTGTCTGGAATCCCTGCATCGACAAGCACAGAGCGACTAGAGATACTAGACGATGAGAAGCATATTCTGAGTTTTAAGGTGGTAGGAGGGGAGCATAGGCTAAATAACTATAAATCGGTTACATCGGTgaatgaatttgagaaaaatggaaAAGCTTATACTATAGTATTGGAGTCATATATTGTGGATATACCGCAAGGGAATACTGGAGAAGACACCAAAATGTTTACTGATACAGTCGTCAAATTGAACTTGCAGAAGCTTGGCGTAGTCGCAATGGCGGCTATGCATGGCCATGAATGA